One region of Bombus affinis isolate iyBomAffi1 chromosome 5, iyBomAffi1.2, whole genome shotgun sequence genomic DNA includes:
- the LOC126916367 gene encoding intraflagellar transport protein 80 homolog isoform X2, giving the protein MRFKISAQNRNGHKRLVTCVAWSSTEEIYSCGYDFVFTRKNINNLSDYLFREDHLLIAWHLEGGTAHSSIVTEFPNDFYPTDMQWHPRPNYAALITKKQSLDVLLITTADGKYHLVNKNGRIEKSIDAHKGATTVGRWSSDGSALLTAGEDGLIKVWSRSGMLRSVVVKGVFPILSAAWSSDCTTVLYSQGAHLTFQSLNSNSKPRKLLAHDGLVLVLCWSHTHGLIISGGEDCRYKVWDPNGTQLFSSSIGDYPITSVSWSFSGDYFAVGSFNTIKLCDKTGWSHSLEKINSGSIYSIAWSSDSTQVAMACSNGTVSTGHIIDRRLEWNNYEATLVKRKVIEIRNVGNEIRETLEISDRVVQLEFGFDYLVVITPAQCHVYSVANWNTPAIFDLKNTSISAVLLAEKHFLLVEWNSVSLYSYQGRLLGTPKWKGITQERLYPPCVSLCSDTLVIRSQSNEKLLHVLEVAYNKPITENQTYTHLQSITRVALNHVGGITDRQVALIDINKDLFLVSIRIPGFGRVCKIAAMAQDIAWATDANVLAAMLDATLSVWLCPNCVHYSDRKIIRKTRIDKESSEFGKQPSVANVYNGMVMIRRGDGALVASSFYTFFISLHQHILNKRWKEALSLCRIAQNEVLWTCMAVMATDNKELDAAEEAYAAISRYDKVNYIQYIKSLPNKTERLAEMALLSGDLLTAEGILLQNGLTEEAVRINIEIYNWNRALELAIRHRKQLDEVLNARKEYLRVINKKETNQNFLEYMANVAKTQEATEKAPFKRDEIELPEAEIQKNEIMKQEMDT; this is encoded by the exons ATGAGATTTAAAATATCCGCACAAAATCGTAATGGTCATAAGCGTTTGGTAACTTGTGTAGCATGGAGCTCGACGGAAGAGATTTATTCATGCGGGTATGATTTTGTATTtacgagaaaaaatataaataatctaAGTGATTACCTTTTCAGAGAGGATCATTTATTAATAGCGTGGCATTTGGAAGGTGGGACCGCACATTCTAGCATTGTTACGGAATTTCCTAATGATTTTTATCCGACCGACATGCAGTGGCATCCGCGACCAAATTATGCGGCGCTAATTACTAAAAAACAATCGTTAGATGTTCTGTTAATTACTACAGCCGACG GAaaatatcatttagttaataaAAATGGACGTATAGAAAAGAGCATAGATGCTCATAAAGGAGCAACGACAGTAGGCAGATGGAGTAGTGATGGCTCCGCACTTTTGACTG CTGGTGAAGATGGTTTGATAAAAGTATGGTCACGTAGTGGCATGCTTCGCTCTGTTGTTGTTAAAGGTGTGTTTCCCATACTATCTGCTGCCTGGAGTTCAGATTGTACGACAGTATTATATTCTCAGGGAGCTCACTTAACTTTTCAGTCGCTTAACTCTAATTCCAAACCTCGCAAG TTATTGGCTCATGATGGTTTGGTTTTGGTTTTATGTTGGAGTCATACTCATGGATTGATAATTTCTGGTGGGGAAGATTGTAGATATAAG GTATGGGATCCTAATGGTACTCAGCTATTTTCTAGTAGCATAGGAGATTATCCTATTACATCAGTAAGCTGGAGCTTTTCTGGGGATTACTTTGCTGTTGGATCATTTAACACAATCAAACTTTGTGATAAAACAGGA TGGTCTCATTCAttagaaaaaataaattctGGAAGTATATACAGTATTGCTTGGTCAAGTGATAGCACACAAGTAGCTATGGCTTGTAGTAATGGAACTGTATCAACAGGACATATAATAGACAG AAGATTGGAATGGAATAATTACGAAGCCACATTGGTCAAAAGAAAAGtaattgaaatcagaaatgTGGGTAATGAAATACGAGAAACATTAGAGATATCGGATCGCGTGGTGCAGCTGGAATTTGGTTTTGATTATTTAGTTGTAATTACACCAGCACAGTGTCATGTTTATTCGGTAGCAAATTGGAATACTCCCGCtatatttgatttaaaaaatactAGTATATCAGCGGTACTTCTTGCAGAaaa GCATTTTTTATTAGTTGAATGGAATAGCGTATCATTGTACAGTTATCAAGGCCGTTTATTAGGAACTCCAAAATGGAAAGGAATAACACAGGAACGACTTTATCCACCTTGTGTATCGCTATGTTCTGATACTTTAGTCATACGATCGCAAAGTAACGAAAAAC TTCTTCATGTGTTAGAAGTGGCTTACAATAAACCTATAACAGAAAACCAGACTTACACACATCTTCAAAGTATTACAAGGGTTGCGTTGAATCATGTTGGCGGAATAACTGATCGACAAGTAGCATTAATCGATATAAACAAAGATTTGTTTCTAGTTTCTATACGAATCCCTGGTTTTGGTAGAGTATGTAAAATAG CCGCTATGGCGCAAGATATTGCATGGGCGACTGATGCAAATGTTTTAGCAGCGATGTTGGATGCAACACTATCTGTATGGTTGTGTCCTAATTGTGTGCATTATAGCGACCGTAAGATTATACGAAAAACAAGGATCGATAAAGAAAGCAG TGAGTTTGGTAAACAGCCAAGTGTAGCTAATGTCTATAATGGGATGGTAATGATACGACGTGGTGATGGGGCATTAGTGGCTTCTtccttttatacattttttattagtCTTCATCAACATATACTGAACAAAAGATGGAAAGAAGCACTGTCTCTTTGTCGAATTGCTCAG AATGAAGTATTGTGGACTTGCATGGCTGTTATGGCAACTGACAATAAAGAATTAGATGCTGCGGAAGAAGCGTATGCAGCAATTTCGCGATACGATAAAGTCAAttatattcagtatataaag AGTCTACCAAATAAAACAGAAAGATTAGCGGAAATGGCGCTTCTGTCGGGAGATCTGTTAACTGCAGAAGGCATACTTTTGCAAAACGGATTAACTGAGGAAGCTGTACGAATTAACATTGAAATATATAATTGGAATAG AGCATTAGAATTAGCGATTAGACACAGAAAGCAACTGGATGAGGTATTGAACGCAAGAAAAGAATATCTTCGAGTAATCAATAAGAAAGAAACGAATCAAAATTTTCTTGAATATATGGCAAACGTTGCAAAAACGCAA GAAGCTACTGAAAAGGCTCCGTTTAAGCGAGACGAAATTGAATTACCGGAAGCAGAAATACAAAAAAACGAAATAATGAAGCAAGAAATGGATACTTGA
- the LOC126916367 gene encoding intraflagellar transport protein 80 homolog isoform X3 encodes MRFKISAQNRNGHKRLVTCVAWSSTEEIYSCGEDHLLIAWHLEGGTAHSSIVTEFPNDFYPTDMQWHPRPNYAALITKKQSLDVLLITTADGKYHLVNKNGRIEKSIDAHKGATTVGRWSSDGSALLTAGEDGLIKVWSRSGMLRSVVVKGVFPILSAAWSSDCTTVLYSQGAHLTFQSLNSNSKPRKLLAHDGLVLVLCWSHTHGLIISGGEDCRYKVWDPNGTQLFSSSIGDYPITSVSWSFSGDYFAVGSFNTIKLCDKTGWSHSLEKINSGSIYSIAWSSDSTQVAMACSNGTVSTGHIIDRRLEWNNYEATLVKRKVIEIRNVGNEIRETLEISDRVVQLEFGFDYLVVITPAQCHVYSVANWNTPAIFDLKNTSISAVLLAEKHFLLVEWNSVSLYSYQGRLLGTPKWKGITQERLYPPCVSLCSDTLVIRSQSNEKLLHVLEVAYNKPITENQTYTHLQSITRVALNHVGGITDRQVALIDINKDLFLVSIRIPGFGRVCKIAAMAQDIAWATDANVLAAMLDATLSVWLCPNCVHYSDRKIIRKTRIDKESSEFGKQPSVANVYNGMVMIRRGDGALVASSFYTFFISLHQHILNKRWKEALSLCRIAQNEVLWTCMAVMATDNKELDAAEEAYAAISRYDKVNYIQYIKSLPNKTERLAEMALLSGDLLTAEGILLQNGLTEEAVRINIEIYNWNRALELAIRHRKQLDEVLNARKEYLRVINKKETNQNFLEYMANVAKTQTKNFHQEATEKAPFKRDEIELPEAEIQKNEIMKQEMDT; translated from the exons ATGAGATTTAAAATATCCGCACAAAATCGTAATGGTCATAAGCGTTTGGTAACTTGTGTAGCATGGAGCTCGACGGAAGAGATTTATTCATGCGG AGAGGATCATTTATTAATAGCGTGGCATTTGGAAGGTGGGACCGCACATTCTAGCATTGTTACGGAATTTCCTAATGATTTTTATCCGACCGACATGCAGTGGCATCCGCGACCAAATTATGCGGCGCTAATTACTAAAAAACAATCGTTAGATGTTCTGTTAATTACTACAGCCGACG GAaaatatcatttagttaataaAAATGGACGTATAGAAAAGAGCATAGATGCTCATAAAGGAGCAACGACAGTAGGCAGATGGAGTAGTGATGGCTCCGCACTTTTGACTG CTGGTGAAGATGGTTTGATAAAAGTATGGTCACGTAGTGGCATGCTTCGCTCTGTTGTTGTTAAAGGTGTGTTTCCCATACTATCTGCTGCCTGGAGTTCAGATTGTACGACAGTATTATATTCTCAGGGAGCTCACTTAACTTTTCAGTCGCTTAACTCTAATTCCAAACCTCGCAAG TTATTGGCTCATGATGGTTTGGTTTTGGTTTTATGTTGGAGTCATACTCATGGATTGATAATTTCTGGTGGGGAAGATTGTAGATATAAG GTATGGGATCCTAATGGTACTCAGCTATTTTCTAGTAGCATAGGAGATTATCCTATTACATCAGTAAGCTGGAGCTTTTCTGGGGATTACTTTGCTGTTGGATCATTTAACACAATCAAACTTTGTGATAAAACAGGA TGGTCTCATTCAttagaaaaaataaattctGGAAGTATATACAGTATTGCTTGGTCAAGTGATAGCACACAAGTAGCTATGGCTTGTAGTAATGGAACTGTATCAACAGGACATATAATAGACAG AAGATTGGAATGGAATAATTACGAAGCCACATTGGTCAAAAGAAAAGtaattgaaatcagaaatgTGGGTAATGAAATACGAGAAACATTAGAGATATCGGATCGCGTGGTGCAGCTGGAATTTGGTTTTGATTATTTAGTTGTAATTACACCAGCACAGTGTCATGTTTATTCGGTAGCAAATTGGAATACTCCCGCtatatttgatttaaaaaatactAGTATATCAGCGGTACTTCTTGCAGAaaa GCATTTTTTATTAGTTGAATGGAATAGCGTATCATTGTACAGTTATCAAGGCCGTTTATTAGGAACTCCAAAATGGAAAGGAATAACACAGGAACGACTTTATCCACCTTGTGTATCGCTATGTTCTGATACTTTAGTCATACGATCGCAAAGTAACGAAAAAC TTCTTCATGTGTTAGAAGTGGCTTACAATAAACCTATAACAGAAAACCAGACTTACACACATCTTCAAAGTATTACAAGGGTTGCGTTGAATCATGTTGGCGGAATAACTGATCGACAAGTAGCATTAATCGATATAAACAAAGATTTGTTTCTAGTTTCTATACGAATCCCTGGTTTTGGTAGAGTATGTAAAATAG CCGCTATGGCGCAAGATATTGCATGGGCGACTGATGCAAATGTTTTAGCAGCGATGTTGGATGCAACACTATCTGTATGGTTGTGTCCTAATTGTGTGCATTATAGCGACCGTAAGATTATACGAAAAACAAGGATCGATAAAGAAAGCAG TGAGTTTGGTAAACAGCCAAGTGTAGCTAATGTCTATAATGGGATGGTAATGATACGACGTGGTGATGGGGCATTAGTGGCTTCTtccttttatacattttttattagtCTTCATCAACATATACTGAACAAAAGATGGAAAGAAGCACTGTCTCTTTGTCGAATTGCTCAG AATGAAGTATTGTGGACTTGCATGGCTGTTATGGCAACTGACAATAAAGAATTAGATGCTGCGGAAGAAGCGTATGCAGCAATTTCGCGATACGATAAAGTCAAttatattcagtatataaag AGTCTACCAAATAAAACAGAAAGATTAGCGGAAATGGCGCTTCTGTCGGGAGATCTGTTAACTGCAGAAGGCATACTTTTGCAAAACGGATTAACTGAGGAAGCTGTACGAATTAACATTGAAATATATAATTGGAATAG AGCATTAGAATTAGCGATTAGACACAGAAAGCAACTGGATGAGGTATTGAACGCAAGAAAAGAATATCTTCGAGTAATCAATAAGAAAGAAACGAATCAAAATTTTCTTGAATATATGGCAAACGTTGCAAAAACGCAA ACAAAAAATTTTCACCAGGAAGCTACTGAAAAGGCTCCGTTTAAGCGAGACGAAATTGAATTACCGGAAGCAGAAATACAAAAAAACGAAATAATGAAGCAAGAAATGGATACTTGA
- the LOC126916367 gene encoding intraflagellar transport protein 80 homolog isoform X1 yields the protein MRFKISAQNRNGHKRLVTCVAWSSTEEIYSCGYDFVFTRKNINNLSDYLFREDHLLIAWHLEGGTAHSSIVTEFPNDFYPTDMQWHPRPNYAALITKKQSLDVLLITTADGKYHLVNKNGRIEKSIDAHKGATTVGRWSSDGSALLTAGEDGLIKVWSRSGMLRSVVVKGVFPILSAAWSSDCTTVLYSQGAHLTFQSLNSNSKPRKLLAHDGLVLVLCWSHTHGLIISGGEDCRYKVWDPNGTQLFSSSIGDYPITSVSWSFSGDYFAVGSFNTIKLCDKTGWSHSLEKINSGSIYSIAWSSDSTQVAMACSNGTVSTGHIIDRRLEWNNYEATLVKRKVIEIRNVGNEIRETLEISDRVVQLEFGFDYLVVITPAQCHVYSVANWNTPAIFDLKNTSISAVLLAEKHFLLVEWNSVSLYSYQGRLLGTPKWKGITQERLYPPCVSLCSDTLVIRSQSNEKLLHVLEVAYNKPITENQTYTHLQSITRVALNHVGGITDRQVALIDINKDLFLVSIRIPGFGRVCKIAAMAQDIAWATDANVLAAMLDATLSVWLCPNCVHYSDRKIIRKTRIDKESSEFGKQPSVANVYNGMVMIRRGDGALVASSFYTFFISLHQHILNKRWKEALSLCRIAQNEVLWTCMAVMATDNKELDAAEEAYAAISRYDKVNYIQYIKSLPNKTERLAEMALLSGDLLTAEGILLQNGLTEEAVRINIEIYNWNRALELAIRHRKQLDEVLNARKEYLRVINKKETNQNFLEYMANVAKTQTKNFHQEATEKAPFKRDEIELPEAEIQKNEIMKQEMDT from the exons ATGAGATTTAAAATATCCGCACAAAATCGTAATGGTCATAAGCGTTTGGTAACTTGTGTAGCATGGAGCTCGACGGAAGAGATTTATTCATGCGGGTATGATTTTGTATTtacgagaaaaaatataaataatctaAGTGATTACCTTTTCAGAGAGGATCATTTATTAATAGCGTGGCATTTGGAAGGTGGGACCGCACATTCTAGCATTGTTACGGAATTTCCTAATGATTTTTATCCGACCGACATGCAGTGGCATCCGCGACCAAATTATGCGGCGCTAATTACTAAAAAACAATCGTTAGATGTTCTGTTAATTACTACAGCCGACG GAaaatatcatttagttaataaAAATGGACGTATAGAAAAGAGCATAGATGCTCATAAAGGAGCAACGACAGTAGGCAGATGGAGTAGTGATGGCTCCGCACTTTTGACTG CTGGTGAAGATGGTTTGATAAAAGTATGGTCACGTAGTGGCATGCTTCGCTCTGTTGTTGTTAAAGGTGTGTTTCCCATACTATCTGCTGCCTGGAGTTCAGATTGTACGACAGTATTATATTCTCAGGGAGCTCACTTAACTTTTCAGTCGCTTAACTCTAATTCCAAACCTCGCAAG TTATTGGCTCATGATGGTTTGGTTTTGGTTTTATGTTGGAGTCATACTCATGGATTGATAATTTCTGGTGGGGAAGATTGTAGATATAAG GTATGGGATCCTAATGGTACTCAGCTATTTTCTAGTAGCATAGGAGATTATCCTATTACATCAGTAAGCTGGAGCTTTTCTGGGGATTACTTTGCTGTTGGATCATTTAACACAATCAAACTTTGTGATAAAACAGGA TGGTCTCATTCAttagaaaaaataaattctGGAAGTATATACAGTATTGCTTGGTCAAGTGATAGCACACAAGTAGCTATGGCTTGTAGTAATGGAACTGTATCAACAGGACATATAATAGACAG AAGATTGGAATGGAATAATTACGAAGCCACATTGGTCAAAAGAAAAGtaattgaaatcagaaatgTGGGTAATGAAATACGAGAAACATTAGAGATATCGGATCGCGTGGTGCAGCTGGAATTTGGTTTTGATTATTTAGTTGTAATTACACCAGCACAGTGTCATGTTTATTCGGTAGCAAATTGGAATACTCCCGCtatatttgatttaaaaaatactAGTATATCAGCGGTACTTCTTGCAGAaaa GCATTTTTTATTAGTTGAATGGAATAGCGTATCATTGTACAGTTATCAAGGCCGTTTATTAGGAACTCCAAAATGGAAAGGAATAACACAGGAACGACTTTATCCACCTTGTGTATCGCTATGTTCTGATACTTTAGTCATACGATCGCAAAGTAACGAAAAAC TTCTTCATGTGTTAGAAGTGGCTTACAATAAACCTATAACAGAAAACCAGACTTACACACATCTTCAAAGTATTACAAGGGTTGCGTTGAATCATGTTGGCGGAATAACTGATCGACAAGTAGCATTAATCGATATAAACAAAGATTTGTTTCTAGTTTCTATACGAATCCCTGGTTTTGGTAGAGTATGTAAAATAG CCGCTATGGCGCAAGATATTGCATGGGCGACTGATGCAAATGTTTTAGCAGCGATGTTGGATGCAACACTATCTGTATGGTTGTGTCCTAATTGTGTGCATTATAGCGACCGTAAGATTATACGAAAAACAAGGATCGATAAAGAAAGCAG TGAGTTTGGTAAACAGCCAAGTGTAGCTAATGTCTATAATGGGATGGTAATGATACGACGTGGTGATGGGGCATTAGTGGCTTCTtccttttatacattttttattagtCTTCATCAACATATACTGAACAAAAGATGGAAAGAAGCACTGTCTCTTTGTCGAATTGCTCAG AATGAAGTATTGTGGACTTGCATGGCTGTTATGGCAACTGACAATAAAGAATTAGATGCTGCGGAAGAAGCGTATGCAGCAATTTCGCGATACGATAAAGTCAAttatattcagtatataaag AGTCTACCAAATAAAACAGAAAGATTAGCGGAAATGGCGCTTCTGTCGGGAGATCTGTTAACTGCAGAAGGCATACTTTTGCAAAACGGATTAACTGAGGAAGCTGTACGAATTAACATTGAAATATATAATTGGAATAG AGCATTAGAATTAGCGATTAGACACAGAAAGCAACTGGATGAGGTATTGAACGCAAGAAAAGAATATCTTCGAGTAATCAATAAGAAAGAAACGAATCAAAATTTTCTTGAATATATGGCAAACGTTGCAAAAACGCAA ACAAAAAATTTTCACCAGGAAGCTACTGAAAAGGCTCCGTTTAAGCGAGACGAAATTGAATTACCGGAAGCAGAAATACAAAAAAACGAAATAATGAAGCAAGAAATGGATACTTGA
- the LOC126916367 gene encoding intraflagellar transport protein 80 homolog isoform X5 — translation MRFKISAQNRNGHKRLVTCVAWSSTEEIYSCGYDFVFTRKNINNLSDYLFREDHLLIAWHLEGGTAHSSIVTEFPNDFYPTDMQWHPRPNYAALITKKQSLDVLLITTADGKYHLVNKNGRIEKSIDAHKGATTVGRWSSDGSALLTAGEDGLIKVWSRSGMLRSVVVKGVFPILSAAWSSDCTTVLYSQGAHLTFQSLNSNSKPRKLLAHDGLVLVLCWSHTHGLIISGGEDCRYKVWDPNGTQLFSSSIGDYPITSVSWSFSGDYFAVGSFNTIKLCDKTGWSHSLEKINSGSIYSIAWSSDSTQVAMACSNGTVSTGHIIDRRLEWNNYEATLVKRKVIEIRNVGNEIRETLEISDRVVQLEFGFDYLVVITPAQCHVYSVANWNTPAIFDLKNTSISAVLLAEKHFLLVEWNSVSLYSYQGRLLGTPKWKGITQERLYPPCVSLCSDTLVIRSQSNEKLLHVLEVAYNKPITENQTYTHLQSITRVALNHVGGITDRQVALIDINKDLFLVSIRIPGFGRVCKIAAMAQDIAWATDANVLAAMLDATLSVWLCPNCVHYSDRKIIRKTRIDKESSEFGKQPSVANVYNGMVMIRRGDGALVASSFYTFFISLHQHILNKRWKEALSLCRIAQNEVLWTCMAVMATDNKELDAAEEAYAAISRYDKVNYIQYIKSLPNKTERLAEMALLSGDLLTAEGILLQNGLTEEAVRINIEIYNWNRALELAIRHRKQLDEVLNARKEYLRVINKKETNQNFLEYMANVAKTQQ, via the exons ATGAGATTTAAAATATCCGCACAAAATCGTAATGGTCATAAGCGTTTGGTAACTTGTGTAGCATGGAGCTCGACGGAAGAGATTTATTCATGCGGGTATGATTTTGTATTtacgagaaaaaatataaataatctaAGTGATTACCTTTTCAGAGAGGATCATTTATTAATAGCGTGGCATTTGGAAGGTGGGACCGCACATTCTAGCATTGTTACGGAATTTCCTAATGATTTTTATCCGACCGACATGCAGTGGCATCCGCGACCAAATTATGCGGCGCTAATTACTAAAAAACAATCGTTAGATGTTCTGTTAATTACTACAGCCGACG GAaaatatcatttagttaataaAAATGGACGTATAGAAAAGAGCATAGATGCTCATAAAGGAGCAACGACAGTAGGCAGATGGAGTAGTGATGGCTCCGCACTTTTGACTG CTGGTGAAGATGGTTTGATAAAAGTATGGTCACGTAGTGGCATGCTTCGCTCTGTTGTTGTTAAAGGTGTGTTTCCCATACTATCTGCTGCCTGGAGTTCAGATTGTACGACAGTATTATATTCTCAGGGAGCTCACTTAACTTTTCAGTCGCTTAACTCTAATTCCAAACCTCGCAAG TTATTGGCTCATGATGGTTTGGTTTTGGTTTTATGTTGGAGTCATACTCATGGATTGATAATTTCTGGTGGGGAAGATTGTAGATATAAG GTATGGGATCCTAATGGTACTCAGCTATTTTCTAGTAGCATAGGAGATTATCCTATTACATCAGTAAGCTGGAGCTTTTCTGGGGATTACTTTGCTGTTGGATCATTTAACACAATCAAACTTTGTGATAAAACAGGA TGGTCTCATTCAttagaaaaaataaattctGGAAGTATATACAGTATTGCTTGGTCAAGTGATAGCACACAAGTAGCTATGGCTTGTAGTAATGGAACTGTATCAACAGGACATATAATAGACAG AAGATTGGAATGGAATAATTACGAAGCCACATTGGTCAAAAGAAAAGtaattgaaatcagaaatgTGGGTAATGAAATACGAGAAACATTAGAGATATCGGATCGCGTGGTGCAGCTGGAATTTGGTTTTGATTATTTAGTTGTAATTACACCAGCACAGTGTCATGTTTATTCGGTAGCAAATTGGAATACTCCCGCtatatttgatttaaaaaatactAGTATATCAGCGGTACTTCTTGCAGAaaa GCATTTTTTATTAGTTGAATGGAATAGCGTATCATTGTACAGTTATCAAGGCCGTTTATTAGGAACTCCAAAATGGAAAGGAATAACACAGGAACGACTTTATCCACCTTGTGTATCGCTATGTTCTGATACTTTAGTCATACGATCGCAAAGTAACGAAAAAC TTCTTCATGTGTTAGAAGTGGCTTACAATAAACCTATAACAGAAAACCAGACTTACACACATCTTCAAAGTATTACAAGGGTTGCGTTGAATCATGTTGGCGGAATAACTGATCGACAAGTAGCATTAATCGATATAAACAAAGATTTGTTTCTAGTTTCTATACGAATCCCTGGTTTTGGTAGAGTATGTAAAATAG CCGCTATGGCGCAAGATATTGCATGGGCGACTGATGCAAATGTTTTAGCAGCGATGTTGGATGCAACACTATCTGTATGGTTGTGTCCTAATTGTGTGCATTATAGCGACCGTAAGATTATACGAAAAACAAGGATCGATAAAGAAAGCAG TGAGTTTGGTAAACAGCCAAGTGTAGCTAATGTCTATAATGGGATGGTAATGATACGACGTGGTGATGGGGCATTAGTGGCTTCTtccttttatacattttttattagtCTTCATCAACATATACTGAACAAAAGATGGAAAGAAGCACTGTCTCTTTGTCGAATTGCTCAG AATGAAGTATTGTGGACTTGCATGGCTGTTATGGCAACTGACAATAAAGAATTAGATGCTGCGGAAGAAGCGTATGCAGCAATTTCGCGATACGATAAAGTCAAttatattcagtatataaag AGTCTACCAAATAAAACAGAAAGATTAGCGGAAATGGCGCTTCTGTCGGGAGATCTGTTAACTGCAGAAGGCATACTTTTGCAAAACGGATTAACTGAGGAAGCTGTACGAATTAACATTGAAATATATAATTGGAATAG AGCATTAGAATTAGCGATTAGACACAGAAAGCAACTGGATGAGGTATTGAACGCAAGAAAAGAATATCTTCGAGTAATCAATAAGAAAGAAACGAATCAAAATTTTCTTGAATATATGGCAAACGTTGCAAAAACGCAA CAGTGA